The stretch of DNA cgaaacaacaaaatttgccaTGTTCTCGGAATGGGCGTGTTTATTCGCAAAGAGATAaattatgggtcattcacaacttctctcgtGTGTTTTGATTACTGTTTCATCGTATATGATCGACTTTCGCCATATTgacaatgttgcaaatttgaccaaTGTATAATGTATATACACACCATACACGCAGTACAGGATTAGCAGTGCCATATTGAAGaataaaccagtttcaacgcttccaagtgacgctcttattggaaggatcggcaccacaacgttgtatcatttattggcaatattgtggtactaAACGAAACATGAactattgctgaacaagatacagtcattcttgtgacgtaatatgtcaccgtggcaacaggcaagccctgtaaaaacaccctttattttgtctttagttgcttatatctcaaaaacgaaccgAGTGATCCcccttttttatttctgaaaagtaatcagaagggcatgataaaactttctgcaaagttttaaaaaactctgTCCAGTAGATTCaaagccaccttaattttgtgattttttctgAATCCTccagacagaattttttttaactttgccgaaagtttcatcgtggccttctaatcacttttcagcaataaaaaagggggtcacctagttcgtttttgagatatgagcaactaaatccaaaatattgggtgtttttgctgggctttctcgttgccaaggtaactaattacgtcacaataatgatcacatcttttttggaaataatcggtgtttcatatgataCCAttacattgctgttacgtgatacagtgttgtagcgttattcgatctaaactttttgaaaccctttcgagcctccttaagttatGTTGGAGGATAAGTCATTGGGAATCAACCGTAGTTACGTGGGTTCcaaaggttttgttttgccacGTCCTCTACGTATAAGATTAAAACTCTTTggttaatttattttcttctctGGATTTCCAGGGTGCTCGGCTGAGACATCAGAAGGGGTGTCTTGGTTATTCACCCCAAAGGGATTAACGGACTTTCAATTGTGCCCAAACGGAGCCAGCGGTAAGTCCAAGATGAGTTTTAGTCATACACTGTTTGAAAACTGTGCCCAAAATTTCCTGATGTGAGATAGGATGTATGCTTTGTTGCTTTATTATAGCTCGACATTAGAGCAGCAGTTACTGACTGCGGTTGTAGttgtagcagcagcagcagcagcagtagtagtggtggtgatGGTGGTGgcggtagtagtagtagtagtactagtgATGGCAGTAGAGGGTAATGGACGTTCTCTCAAAAACTCAAAGATACTAATCATTGCCTCGCTGCGTTTTCACTGTATTCTTCTTCCCTGTCCGTACCGTAGGAATTGCTTCGCGCCATTGTTCTGAGGAAGAAGAATGGAATCAGGCAAATTTCTCAGACTGCAGTTCTGCCGAATTCAACAAACTTACGGATGTGGTACGTTTTAGACTAATGATGTAAACAGTTACTCTCGATGAAACGAGAACCACTTGCTGTTGCGACTGGTTGTAAGACCAGTGCGATAACCTTGATTTGACAGTTATTTCACACGTATGTGTGAAGGGGCTAGGGTGCCCCCGTGTACGTATCAATGGTTCGTCTTGTTACCCTTTGCAAGTTAAAACATCCGCCTGCTCCATTgtctttagctcttgaatggcAAACACCACCGCCAGTGACTGCTgatatgttgtcggtcaaatccggtgTCAGATTGGATCTTTCTTTACCTAGGTTTAATTGATGATCCTCATTTTAATTAgcttgaatatgcactctatcTAGTTTCAAGCAGCTCTCGTGCAATCTCCCAAAAGGGACTGAGATCACCTATACCTTCCTTCAAGCTCTGTGTTACGCATCTCAACATATCTTCtcaatgtttcgtatcatcttatcggtttctatattcatacacttatccattcagtctcaacattacaacacagTAAGGGAAGAAAGAACCGTACTATGCACTTACAGGTATTCAAACTCGGGCCCTCCAGATCTATATATACTGTCCCGCGgcttcaccactacaccactACAACGAACATGCTTAACTCATCACAGgtcttttcatttcattattttgtataattcaattgatatctatgtataataaccaaaaataATCCTAACATGACCCTAGCTATTCtccaggcttaatttaggctgccaaaaagtttcttcaattcatctgaatGCGTATTCAACCGTGGTAAAATAAGGATCACACCAAGTGAACTTAACCTTGGTAAAAACGGAttttcaacctgagaacggttTTACCGGCAATATAACCTTCTCACTCTCGCTcgctctttttttattttattaatcacGTTCTGTTTTTTAGATCGCAGCAATAATCAAAGGTCATGATGCAGACCTGGATGCCAGTCAAGTTCTTTCAACGCTGGCAAATATTTCTCAGGTGATCGTGGCGAACAATTCTACAAGGCCGCAACGAATATACAGAAAAGACTTGATCACAGCAGTTAATATACTATTAAATATTGCAGAGTATAATGGAAAATATAGCAATGTGAGTTCAACCGGAGACTTCAACAACTTTGGACATGTTGCCAGTAATTTGTTGGACCCGATAAATATTGCCACCTGGAGAGAACTGGCAAACGTATGTGATGTTATGTAATGGTTTTGTAACTCTCTTAAATACACCATTAATAACTTCCAACTAAAATATTATATTGCTCAGTAATTTACGAGTTAAGGTAAAAATGAACTGAAGATGGAAACCATTTGCCgacgtaattacaaaggcagcactttctcctcagttattttaagaatctgagtgttgatccggccgcagccgaactcacgaccttctgcaaggcagcccgatgctcaaccaactgggcCACCGGTGCACGGTTGTACtgattggggagactacaaatcaactcgaaacagaacaaatcaaatataatgttagtttttgaggagaggggaaaaccggagtacccggggaaaaacctctcggaccAGAGTAccgaaccaacaaactcaacccacatatggcgacGAAACCGTGAATCGATACCACGATGCCACGACGCcaatgattcatttcattcattgtcAGTTCTGTCCACTCCTCTGTTTCGTCTTTATATACAGATGCCGATTGGTCAAGAAAGTAGTCAAATCTTGGTGAAGGCAATAGATGATTATGGATTAAGTGTCGCTGCCACAGTTAATAATGAATCGATACCGCCACAAGCAGTTTCGACAAAGAACCTTTTGATAAGGGTTGACCATATTAGCACAAACAGTCAGGTAATGGCTAAAATAGCCTGTGTCGTTGACACACAACATCTGGGATGCAGTCTGTCTTGCAAAAGAGACTTGAGCCAAGCCAAGGCAGTTAATGTCAGAAATGTCCAGAAAATGCAAGTAACTAAATGCACACgtatttcaataagcgtcacgcaCGTCTTCTCCACAACTTCAACGTTCCActtgtctcggaatacagacaattaacgttaCAAAATGTTCCCCAAATGCAGctcctcaagtaaagataaacagctgcatttatcctTAGCTAAATAACCTTTACCCTGATACCATATTGTTGGAAATTATTAGCAAAGCCTTAGACTcaaaagggacacttcgtgtcggatgtcaaaattggtcGTGTATCGAATTACTTGAATTTCTGGACATACATGTCATGCTAGTCCCTACAAGATCCTCACGGCGTTCTCCCTATTGcttcaggggcggatctaggggaagGGTGAAGGGGGTGCGCACTCCCCCTGAGATGACCTACGGCTTTCTAAGATAACTGGTATTCTGGTAGAAAAGGAAACGTTACCAGTGGTGcaccacccacccccccccccccccaccctaaGGAAAATCCTGGATCCGTCCCTGTAgtttgtttcgtcgtatgaatgttattttgtttaaggtACATTTTTGAGTAGGTCCCTCCAAATGATGACAGGAAAAAAATGTAGCGACACTAGCGACTATCGAAAATAATTTTGGATATACTAATTGCAAAATAGTTCAAATGAACGCAAATTGGGGGCATCTCCACCACTATCACATTTTGTGAGTAGGATGTGGAATTTTGATTGGGTAAAAGGACGAATTTAACACTCAACACAGGCTGAGAGAAAATCACGCGATTTTTTTTCCGAAACAAAGTCTACTGATGatgatttacttatttatttatttgtttatttatttatttatttatttatttcaaatgttTTGGCATAAATCAAAAAGCAAATAAGACAAATAAATCTAAACGGAAAAAGACATGTATATTATATAATTTACTTTTAATAAAAACTCCTGTTCATCTAATTAGCACTCATTAACCTTTGATACAGATCTCCACTGTATTCAATTTATTGTTTTCAcacgtgcgataaaatattcgcgtccgatcTTTATGGGCGATCTGATTTGCGCTAATACAGATCTCCCGCTCGCATTTTATCTACAACTTCGAACAGTGGTAGGTAAGCCTAGAAAGAGATTACTTACGGACGGTGCCTACgtatacattctgcgcatctcgagatactcggattttgctatcggcggtgcttattaatacagggatatttttacgcagtttaaaactatgccgagaaagcagaacttagcaagtgctcttggtatccaaaaagaaaattgggggcgggggggggggggtgggtaaccatgcatttttcagagataattaagcttcaatttggcaaagaacgccatacattgctttgtattttaaacagagttaactgaatagagtgtaatgtgaagtgctagatttcaatcccatatgaaccatgaccacgaccttcgggttagatctccgccgctctaccgactgagctacaaggtcagacggggaGCAGGcggggagcaggccgtgggaactgaagatgttaaagaccttgtagctcagtcggtagagcggcggagatctaacccgaaggtcgtgggttcaattcccaccctggtcagagtttttctctgtccttgtgtgggcccatttccatcagtagggctaacgctcacatggttcatatgggattgaaatctagcacttcacattacactctattcagttaactctgtttaaaatataagtgctacacggcaacgtttgtataaaacgtaacctttctttgtattttaaagctttttacaaatattgttgattaattatcttcgaaaaatgcgtggttacccccaattttctttttggatttcaattacATTtcttaagatctgcttttcccgcataatcaGGACCCCgcgaaaaaaaacctttaaattattaggcaccgtccttaacttacCGGTGTATCAATTAATTAGGTCTCAACAAATAAGGTATGTTACAAGTTCAGCTCACAAGTTGGCGACAGATATTATAATGAAAAATATTATCCAGAACAAATTCCAAACACTTAATTATTAAACGAACAGAAACATGAAGAATCAAGTAATTTACAAGTTTGGGAGTATTTGGCGCAAGAGCAATTACATATCTACCTATCAGCAGTTGTTACAAAAAATGCTTTTAGTGATTTTGTTCGTTTTTAAATTAAGCTGTAGAGGTACATTACACAACATTTGATCCTGACGAATTGAACAGCGCTGCGTTAGCTTAATTATCACTTCTGAAACTATTCGACCTCAAAGCATTTTCTGACGTTGTCTTCTTTATGTGATCTTTTTTTAGGTTCTTACTGATGGCCTTCAagtaaaattcaaacaaagctcTATATATTTGCCTCCCCAAGCCTTCACCTCATCTCAAAACTCTCGCATTGTTACAGCGATTTATTTGAGTTTAAACGATGTTTTGCTTCTTCCAAAAGAAAACAGCTCTGACCAGGCTCTATATGCCACTACCACCATTGTCTCGTGCACTGTCCATCCCAGGCCCCGAGAAGTCCTAACTACTCCGGTGAAGATCGttgtgcaaaacaaaatggtataATTGTGATTCATCTTTATCTTCCCCGAGCTGTAATTTGGTGAACACTTGACCTACAAACATGGACAATGACAAACAATCCTGCGTGTATTTTTGGTTTCACCCATGTAACAATGAGACCATGTTGGTTGGCAATAGCGctattcactgtttataaaccattcttttgatattaaaattttgccaaccacagagcAAATGAATCTTTGTTTGGAAAGTcaatagatctctggttggcacaatAGATGACGcaacggtgagtatcgctatacaataaaattttttttcgcagaatttgcataataatcaggtttagttcccagcggagagaTAGGTTATTGTTTTGGCCAACGAACATGGCCACCATGACGTCAAATGCAAACCACCAATTGTGTAAGTTATTTTTTAACCCAACCGAATGAAATTTCTGTTGTCGTTACCAATACAAGAACTAAATGTTGTAACtactttgaaaaagaaattgacgagaaaaaaaatcacaattatCGACTTTCATAAGGGCGTTCAAGTACCAAGCAAGCTGAAGCTGTTTCGGTTAGCTGGAAACTTAtatctctaaaaaaaaaaatgctagatTTAAGGCATCGTGTAATAAAATGGCCCTTCCTCAACAGGAAGCGAGGATATTTTGCATTTGTTACTGAATTCTGGAGCTCAGAAATCTGCCACCCCACACGAAGATTACTCATCCAACGTCGGACTTTTAGAGTCTGCCTTGTTCGGATTTATAAGGGCTACCTACCGGATTTATTTTTTCATACAActcttctttcttcattttagcTTTCCCATATTCAAGACCTCAATTACCGATTTGGCGCGAAAGTCACACAGGAATGCGCGTTTTGGCGACCAGGAGATTCTATGACATGGAAAACGAACGGTTGTAAGTTCGTTAGCCGTGAATCAAACGTTTCGATTACAACGTGTGAGTGTAATCACCTGACGGTTTTTGCCGCCCTCATGGATCCACATGGATCACGGGTAAGGAATCGTGATTATGCGCTCCAGCATTAGTGTTCGAGTAACTTAACCTTGTATAAATGAACAGACACGATGCGTCATCTATTTGgattcttttcctttgttttgctctaGTGTGGGACAAGGTCAAAACTGAGCGATTGGGGCGATCGAGGCTTGCCTCTATGAACGCTTTATTTGCCGGAAGCCCTTTTCTCGTTTTCTTAGATACTTACTCTAGCTGAAAAGaggataataatgataataataataataaaaataataataataataataataatagtaacaacaGTAAAGGACTTTATTAAAACActctaaacaacaaacgtgtTTAGTTAAAATGATATAAATTAAGTCATACAGACGACTAATTAATTAACTAACTAACTAGAGCACAAGCATCTACCTACAAAAGTTCCCTTAAAACGCTCAGTTCTGAAAAAGAGTGACGCCTCCTACGTAACGTAACAATAGTTCGTTCTGGGGGAAGTAGGTCATCTAAAGCTGTGGGCGAATTACTGTCGGTGATTCTGTACCATAATTTCTTATCTCTCAGCGCAATaatattttcattgaaaaagagTTCATTGCAGTAACCAAGTTTAAAAGCTCTTTTGAACATCCTGTCAATACGAATTAAGTACATATGATAATACGCGCAGCCCCATACTTCCACAGCATATGTAAATATAGGTAAAATAAGATTAACgaaaagaagatgaagatgatcCAACAGTAATCCATAGAATTTACAAACAGGTAAGATGTACAGTCAGACGACTGCTAGCTTTCGATAGGATATTATCTGGATGTAAATTCCAGTTGTACAGATCGGACTAAAATGTTACACCCAGCAACTTTAGACTGGGTTTCCGTTCTATAAAAGCCAAAGGAACTGGTAAAGCCTTGGTGGAATTGCCTTTCAGACCCATCTTCCAGGTTTTCTTGAACTTTAGTTGCATGCGATTAACAGTTGTCCATTCAGCAATAGATTGAACCAACTTAGCTGCTGAATTATCACCCGATTTTACAGGAATATACTTAAAATTAAATCATCAGCAAATTTCTCAAGCAAATTTTCCGATTCGGTGCGATGGCCTTAATATCATCTGTTGACCATGAtagaaaataacaataactggCAATGTTAATCACCCTTTTCTTGCAGTATTGGGCACTGGATTGAGAaaggctgaaagcatacaaagtcGCTCCcgctatagagcgttttcacatgacgtcacggcggccatgttcgcgttccaaaacaaaggaatggcggccatgatggtgtaccaaacaaatcctccgggaattgatctctatttttatgcaaatacttccttttatttcagtaatccaatatggctactggtcacgtgagtgaaaccacTCTATACCCTGTTAACATATTAGAGCAATCAAGGTCTTCCCCATGAAAGGGCATCATTACAAGGCAGGGTAACCTCGCAGTGCGAGACAAAATGACGCCGTATGGCGTGGCTGCCACGACTATCATCAACATGCTTGAGGCTAGAAGAGAACCAAGAATAGCTCCCGAGAAtagaagacaaatccaaatcttcgctccataaagcgattgGAAGTTTGTCTGCTCATACTACCACGTGTTCGTCATCCTGTTTAATtacgcactgtaattacttcaaacaatcCCCTtaaggttgtttgaagtaattataatccaaTTATAATCAGGGACCGTAATTAGTTGATGTGGTCCCATTTCATATTATATTCGATTATATATTCGATGataatcgaggcctaatgtgaaAAGGGCTTTATTTTTACTAGTGTCAATTTTTTGTTTGACTTTGGGAGGAAGAGCCATTTACAACTGCTGAATCGAAACCAGTGAAAACTCGCCCAATTGAAGGTTGACGTCAGAAACGGTCTTCAAGTAATAAAGAGTGTtctcacatgacgtcacggcggccatgttggtgttccaaaacaaaggaatggcggccatgatggtgtaccaaacaaattctccgggaattgaactttgtttttatgcaaatactttcttttgtttcagtaatccaatatggctactggtcacgtgagtaaaaacgctctatacactccatgtttgatgtcggagcacagcaatACAGCTAGATGTtgattacaaaaatttggttttatcaacggagttgataatgtaaattggccaccgtacagagattctaaaagctgacgtttcgagccttagcccttcgtcagagcgaatccaggaattatgggttacgtgtagtttttatagtagagtgggagctacgctattggtggtaacatggcaacgtgaaaaataggaatatattagttaaatgaaaagcgttcgttaataccgtgaggattaagggtgccgatttggaagatgaatttttgttctagattcttgcggctttccgtcgtacctagatgtagggaaaggccgcagatagccatgtgttttttggaatggttagggagcttaaaatgacgagcgactggcttagatacatctttgtcattcttctcaacatcgccaaggtgttcgcggaatcggtctcctatagtcgtctacctgtctcgccaatgtataatttattgcataacgtacaggttatgcaataaatgacatttgcggaggtatatgtgaaacgatcggtgatcttaacagatcgcttaggtcccgatatcttgctggtcttaacaatgaaaagacaagttttgcatcgtgagcgcgcgcatttgaaagtgccgggttgctcgttagttttgagcgcgcttctaactaaaaagttgacTACGTtcttgtcgcgtttgaatgaaataagtggagtctgcgaaaagattctaccagtctcgggatcattttggagtaatttaaaattattaagaatgatacttttgaccgCGTGATcacgcaagaatctagaacaaaaattcagcttccaaatcggcacccttaatcctcacggtattaacgaacgcttttcatttaactaatatattcctatttttcacgttgccatattaccaccaatagcgtagctcccactctactataaaaactacacgtaacccataattcctggactcgctctgacgaagggctaacgctcgaaacgtcagcttttagaatctctgtacggtggccaatttacattatcaactccgttgataaaaccaaattttttgtatactacttccccaccgacgcagcaccacagtttttttagaaactacccccttcattcattagaCGTTGATTAGTTGTGAGTCGAtattgatgagggaggaaaccggagtacccagaaaAAAACCCTCGCGTAAGGTTGAGATgagactgaaactcagcccacatgcaagGGGCCTACTACAGTCCCGTATAGGACACCTCTATTAATCTTAAAATAATCCCTAACAATGCCATCAACAAAACTACATTCGTGTTCTATTTGCGTAGGTTTAGatcaatacaataataaaatacaaagaaacgaaaactgTGCAACTGCGATCTGGCAAATGTTTGGACCgcttttttgtaactttttttttgttttcctctaggAATTAGGAGTTTCTCACAAGAAAGCCTTGGAATTGATTTCAATCGTTGGCTGTTCGATATCTCTATTTGCTGTTTGTGTTACTGTAGCGGTGACGCTTAGTTTCTGGAAAATTTTGGAAAGTCCGAGAACAAAGGTGCTGCTGAACTTGTGCGCTGCCATTGCACTTTCTTGCGCACTTGTTATATCAGAAGGCTCAGTGATAAATACAGTATGTTGAATACTTTGTTATATATAGTTTACGCCATAGAAAGTGCAGCGtgcggggttttattcactcgttgtttgtgtcaaaaacctcCACTCGCTCGTACCTCGCttgttcgggtttttgacacaaacaactcgtgaataaaaccccgtacaaagcactttctatgtcgtgagcggtttattacacataagatgagaattttcattgaaatagttttatgaacgcaaattagaaacaaaaactcactaacaatagaaccaaatgcaaatttaatttaattcaacacAGAGTAcaatttgcacgagatgcacgagttaTTGGCTTGGGATGGCCTTTACGCTAgagttgattggttatacttccacacgaGAAaaacgccattctgattggctgtataggcttttttcacatgtgaaaataaagtgtatagatttgtacaagtGAGCTTTAttgaataaaattctcatgttatgtgtaataagtTGTATAACTGCTGCTCGATGGTTGATCAAGATAATATAACTTTTCCATGCTTAAAGCATCGAGCCTAAGCAAAAGAATCAACGTGAAATAGGTGTCAAACGTATGAAATAAGAACCTTTCTTAAAATTTAATTCATAGAACAGTTGACTCGGGTGGTGTACTTTTAAGTTTATTGCATAGCCCATGCAAACTCCTGTCCAGTTCTAACTTTCTCTTCCCGCAAAATGACCGTTGGCTTGTCTATTAATTCCAGGCCGGGTGCCCTGTGGTAGCGGCCTTGTTGCACTACTTCCTACTGGCCTTGTTTTCGTGGATGCTCTGTGAAGGCGTTTTACACTACATTGTATTGGTGAAAACTGTCAGACAGGTCCCCAATGGCGTAATGAAGCTTTTCTACATGTTTGGGTGGGGTAGGTGTGCTTTTTGATTTTAACGTTATTGACCAAGAATCTATCATCCTAGAGTAAGATTTACACAAATTGACTTTATACTCTAATCACCCAGAAACgatcataaaatattttgtaactaatctttaataaacacaaacacagcatcaggggcgggcatctcgtttattgatacAGCGAGCGTTTACAACATACCATAGAGAAAATTACATCAGTGAAtaagcaaataaagtcaaagttgaaagagatgccTTCGAGTGGTTCTTGCATAACTTAAAAAATCTTAAATAGCCTAGAAAACCCCTCGGGGTTTACCATACCTACTAGCATGCCTAAAGTACTTCTAAAATTAACACCAATCTAGCATATTAACATACTTCAT from Montipora capricornis isolate CH-2021 chromosome 9, ASM3666992v2, whole genome shotgun sequence encodes:
- the LOC138017192 gene encoding adhesion G protein-coupled receptor B3-like, with the translated sequence MEKGYLVTVAVVVICTTSFSIQARADGCSGYTLLDKFDDPDFYYDTSYEIYDIYGSYDGTLANGWYNFGGFAGNQISQVCRPASNCNTFLAGWLNGSHPLVADGPVQRKVCFPEGKDCCAFDINITVLNCSGFYVYYLNQDVLYCGNGLSSTKGCSAETSEGVSWLFTPKGLTDFQLCPNGASGIASRHCSEEEEWNQANFSDCSSAEFNKLTDVIAAIIKGHDADLDASQVLSTLANISQVIVANNSTRPQRIYRKDLITAVNILLNIAEYNGKYSNVSSTGDFNNFGHVASNLLDPINIATWRELANMPIGQESSQILVKAIDDYGLSVAATVNNESIPPQAVSTKNLLIRVDHISTNSQVLTDGLQVKFKQSSIYLPPQAFTSSQNSRIVTAIYLSLNDVLLLPKENSSDQALYATTTIVSCTVHPRPREVLTTPVKIVVQNKMLSHIQDLNYRFGAKVTQECAFWRPGDSMTWKTNGCKFVSRESNVSITTCECNHLTVFAALMDPHGSRELGVSHKKALELISIVGCSISLFAVCVTVAVTLSFWKILESPRTKVLLNLCAAIALSCALVISEGSVINTAGCPVVAALLHYFLLALFSWMLCEGVLHYIVLVKTVRQVPNGVMKLFYMFGWGRCAF